ATTAAAAAGAAAGTACAGTGGCCGCTTGCCAACTATACCAGCCGGTATACTGCGCTGGGGGCTTTTGTAAAAGCCGCCGAAGCCCAGACCTGGACCGAGGCCGAGGTGCAGTTTGTGATAGATGAGGTAGTGGAAGCCGCCGATGATGCCGAAGCCCTGGCCATTTTGCAGGACTACACCCAGACCGGCCCCAACCGATAAGGGGCAACCCCGCCTGCGCCGGATTGCCCCTGTATACCTTAGTAAAGAACGTAGCAGGAATTAGTTGCGGCGGCCCTTTTTGGTCTTCAGCTTCATTTTGGATTTCTGCGTGCCCTGGAAAGCGGCCTTCGAGAGGCTGTCCTGCTCCATGCGCATTTCCTTAGTGGTTACGCGGCCTGTGAGGGACATAAAGTCGCCTTCCTTCATTTGTACGGTGGTGCTGTCACGTAGTACCACCGTGCCATCAGCCTTAATCCGGGTGCCGTTCAGCAGGCTTTCGTCCTGCAGTACGGGGTCGGTGTGGCCACTGCGCGTTACCAGTAGCTTACCATCTTTTATGGTATAGCCCTCTTTCAGGGAAACAGTGGTGGGCGCTGTGCGGGACTTGGGCGCTACCGGGCGGCGCGGCGGCAGCTTCTTGGTTTGGGCCTGAGCCGTAAGGCCGAACAGCGCCAGCGCTAAGGTGAGATAAGTAATGCGCTTCATAGAAAAGAAATAAGCAAAGGGGGTGGGAATGGGACCACAAAGTACAAATTACAGGCCAGAAAGTGCCAACAAGTCCATGCCCACAACTTCTCTTTTTGCCGATTCGTTTTTGACACCGGCCAAGCGCCCTTGTTTTGCGTACCCTCATGCAGGACCGCCGCATTAGCGCTACCTTTTGTCCGCTCTTTCACGCCCAGCCTCGTACCCCGTGGATTACAAAGACTACTATAAGATTCTGGAGCTCGATAAGTCGGCTACCAAAGACCAGATCCGGAAGCAATACCGCAAGCTGGCCCGCAAGTATCACCCCGATGTAAACCCGAATAACCCGGACGCTGAGCGCAAGTTCAAGGAAGTGAATGAGGCCAATGAGGTGCTCAGCGACGAAGAGAAGCGTAAAAAATACGACCAGCTGGGCGCCGACTGGCAGCGCTACCAGCAAGCTGGCGGGCCAGGCCGGGGCAGCGGCGGGTTCGACTGGTCCCAGTACGGCGGCCAGCCCGGCGCGGGCGGGTACGGCGGCTTCAGCGGCGGCGAGAATCCCTTCGGCGACGCTGACTTCTCCGATTTCTTCAGCTCCATTTTTGGCGGCATGGGTGGCGGAGGTGGCCGCAGCGGCGGCACTCGCGCCGGCGCCGGCCAGGATTTCCAGGCCGAGCTGGAGCTCACGCTGGAAGAAGCCTACCGGGGCGGGCCGCGTACGCTCACCGTCAACGGCAAAAACCTGCGCATCACCATTCAGCCCGGCGTAGAAGATGGCCAGACCATCCGGCTCCGCGACCAGGGCGGCCCCGGGCGCCACGGTGGCCCCAATGGCTCGCTCTACATCACCTTCCGCATCAAGCCCGACCCGCGCTACACCCGCACCGGCCACGACCTGACCATGGAGGTGCCGGTCAGCATTTACAAAGCCCTGCTGGGCGGCGAGCAGGTGGTAGAAACTCTATCCGGCCCGGTTAAAATCAACATCAAGCCCGAAACCCAGAATGGCACGCGGCTGCGGCTGCGCGGCAAGGGCTTCCCGGTTTACCGGCACGCCGGACAGTTCGGCGACTTGTACCTGCGTCTTACCCTGACGCTGCCTCAGCACCTGACCGACAAGGAGAAGGAGCTGTTTCAACAGCTGGCAGAGCTGCGAAAAGAGTAAATTTAGTTAGCCGTAATCCGTTGTCCGTTCTTTCAACGAGCAACCGGCACCTGGCTACTGGCAACTCACAACTGGCAATTGATTCATGGAAACGCACATCATCACCATTACCTACCGGGAGTGCGCCGCCGTTTATGGGCTGAGCGAAACCGACCTGCGGGAGTTTACCGAGTTTGGGCTGGTGCAGCGCGCCGAAGCGCCTGATACCATTCTGGCCGAGCCCGACCACCTGGCCCGCCTGGCGCGCCTGCAGCACGACCTGGGCCTAAGCCCGGAAGGCGTGGATATTGTACTGGCCATGCGCCAGCGTCTACTGAGCCTGCAGGCCGAATTGCAGCGCCAGCAGGCCCGCGCCGCTCAGCTGGAGCGCCTGCTGGGCGGCTCCGCCCCTACCTTCGATATTGATTAGCTGACCAGCAGCGCCAGCCCGGCACCCAGCACGGTGGCCGTGAGCTTAGGCATATTCAGGCGGTGCTCGGGGCTGGTTTCAAAGAGAATGGTGGTGGATACGTGCAGAAAGTTGCCGGCCACCAGGCCCAGCAGCGCCGCATACCAGCCATTCTGCAACAGGGCATCCAGCGCTACGTAGTTGCTCACCAGCACGCCGGCCGGGGAAGCCAGCGCGAACAGCAGCAGATAAGGCAGGGCCCGCGTAAAGCGGCCCAACCGCAGCATGAGCGCCGCCATCAGGGCAATGGCCGCCGGAATATGGTGCAGCGCCACGCCTGCTACCACGGTATAAAAATTCCGGGCAATGTCGCCGGCCGCCGGGGTGCGCACCAGAATGCTCCCCTCCATAAACGAGTGCAGCACCAGGGCAAACAGCAAAAGAAACGGTACCCGCCCGGCATGGCCGGTATGATGGTGAATGTGCCCGTGCTCCACGCCCTGCGAGAATACCTCCAGCAGCAGCTGCCCAAAAAAGCCGGCCAGCACAAAGTAGCCCACCCGGTGCGAATCGGGGGACAGCTGCAGGGCCTCCGGCAGCAGGTGCGTGACCGTAAGCGTGAACAGGTAGGCCCCGCTGAAAGCCAGCAGCGGCTTCAGCCAGGTGGTATGCGCCGTAGGAATGAGGCGGGTGAGCCAGCCAGCCCCGAGCACCGATCCGAATAAGACGGCAATGGCTAACCACATAGGTAAAATGGTGAAGTGGTGAGGTTGTGAAATGGTGAGTTTTTCTGTCCTGTCATCCTGAGCCTGCGAAGGACCTTATGCCAGTTGAACGAGTCATGGTTACGATGGCCGGGCTTACGTGATAAGGTCCTTCGCAGGCTCAGGATGACAGCTGTTTTTTCACCATCTCATCACCTCTCCATTTCACCCTATTTTTTGAGCACGAAAATCATGCGGGGACTGGTCTGCTCGTTGTAGGGCGCCAGGTGGTAATTTCCCAGCACTTCGGCCAGGCGCAGGTCCGTCATGGAGAAATATTCCTCAAACTGTTCCCGCCGCAGGGCCCGCACCCGCTCCTGATGATGGTGCGGCCGCCCGTGCTCATCCTCAAAGCGAATATCCTTCACAATGAAGTCGGCGTCGAGGTGGCGAGTGAGGTGGAAGGTGATGCCATCCACGGTCTTTTCCTCCTGGCTGACCAGCTCGCGCACGGTGCGCTCCGTGTTCATAAAATCAATCACCAGCTTACCACCCGGCTTCAGAGCCTGCACCGCTGAGCGCAGGGCCACTACGTTCTCGGTTTCATTCTGAAAGTAGCCGAAACTGGTAAAGAGGTTAAAGATGAAATCGAACGGGCCGTAGGGCAGCGGTTCGCGCATATCGTGCACGTGGAAGTGCAGGTGCTCGTGCGCAAACTGCCGGGCGTAGGCAATGCTCTGGGGCGAAAGGTCGACGCCGGTTACATCGTAGCCGTGCTGGCTGAGGTAAATGGCGTGGCGGCCTTTGCCACAGCCCAAATCCAGCAGGTGGTGCGTGGGTTTGGGGTGCAGATGCTCCAGCAGCCGGTCAATAAAATGCTCCGCCTCCTGCTGGTCCCGGTCGCGGTACAGCAGGTGATAGTAGGGAGAATCAAACCACGTGCTGAACCATTCCGGATCAAACGACTGCGCCATGCGGGAGAAAATAAACCAATAAAATAGGCGCGGCCGGCATAGCCGTTTATTACTACAGCGAATCGGGGGCGGCCGCAGCCGGCTGAGCAGCGGCAGGATTAGCCTCCAGGTCCATGCCGCACACGGGGCACTTGCCGGGCTTGTCGCTGGCGCTGCCTTCGCAATTCATGGGGCACACGTAGGCTGCTACCTTGGCTACCGGAGCCGTGGCAGGCGCGGTAGAAGGCACAGCAGCCGTGGCGGGCGTGGTGGTAGCCGGCTCGCTCTGGCAGGAGGCTAAAGCGCTAACCGCGACCAGCACGAGGCCAGCCGCGGTTGCTTTGATTGACTTCAACATGGATGGGGCTTACTCTCCGATGGGCGAATCGCTGGCTTTTGCCGGCTTGGGCGCATCCTTTTCCCGCTTGGTCAGCTCTACCTTCTCAGCATCAGCTGAAATAGTATGCTCAGCGGGTTCTTTGCCATGGCGCTCCAGATCTACGCCGGAGCTAATGGGCTCCTCAATAGCGGCGCCTTTGTGCTGGCTTGGCGCTTCGGCAGTGTGCTGATCAAAGTACTGCGACGAGCGGGTGCCGGGGGCCACCATGTCCAGGGATACTTTCTTTTCGGGGCGCCAGTCAGAAGGTTCGGCGCTGCAGGAGGCCAGCATCAGGCCAGCGGCCAGGCAGGAGAGCAGTTGTTTGGAGTTCATATAGATATTCAGCAAAAGACGTAAACAAAGGTACGAGGCAGCCGCCACTCCGGTTAAGCTGCTGGCTTCGCCTCGGCGGCCAGCAGGCTCTTGCGGCGCAGCATCGATTCAAACAGCTTTAAGTCGTTGGGCGAGTTGAAGATACGCGAGGGTAGATACAGGAACATGGGCACCGTGAAGGTGCGGGCTACCCAGCCTTTCCAGCCGGTAGGCATGTCGGCATTGGCGGGGGCTTTCAGGTAGAGCTGGTAGGCGCCATCCTGCTGCCGTACTTTCTCTATCATTTCCCACGGAATGTTCATGCCCTGCTTGTCGTTCAGGCGCATCAGGATCTGGCGCTGGTCAATTTCGTAGTTCACCCGCTCAAACAGGGCTTTGCTCTGCTCCATCTGGGCCAGGGCCTGCACCTGCGCCGAGCGCAGCACCACGAACAGCACCGTAACCAGCACAGCCGCCACTACCCACCACCACGAAAACACAAAAATGGCGGGCAGGAGCACGACAACCAGCGGAATGAGGGCGTACCACCACTCCTTTTTCCAGACTTCCGTGAGGGCCATGCGGACGTAGGTGTTCGAGTCGAGCTGGCTTTTTTTGGTGCGGATAGCCAGCGGGGAAGCCCCCTGGGCCTGGCGGAATCCGCGTTGATTGGGTTGTTGCATTAGTTCAGTTGTCTGTTGTCAGTTGCCAGTTGCCGGTTGTCAGGATTCGCTGTACGAACTGACCACTAACAACTAACAACCAGCAACTCATTTAAAAAGCTTTCAAACTCATATCCAGGCTGCCGGCCGAGTGCGTGAGGGCGCCTACGGAGATAAAATCGACGCCGGTGGCGCCTACTTCCCCAATAGTTTCCTCCGTAATGCCCCCGGAGGCTTCCGTGGGGAAGCGCCCGGCAATCAGGGCTACGGCTTCCTGCAGCTGGGCGGGCGCCATATTATCCAGCATGATGCGGTCTACGCCGCCCGTGTCCAGCACCTGCTGCACCTCGGCCAGCGTGCGGGTTTCAATTTCAATAGGCAAGGTGCGACCCAGCTGGCTCAGGTAAGCGTGGGTAGCCTCAATAGCCTGCCGGATGCCGCCCGCATAATCCACATGATTATCCTTCAGCATAATCATATCAAACAGGCCGTAGCGGTGGTTGGTGCCGCCGCCAATCAGCACGGCCCATTTCTCGCAGAGGCGAAAGTTGGGCGTGGTTTTGCGCGTATCCAGCAGCCGGGCCTGGGTGCCGGCCAGCAGTTCCATCAGGTGAGCCGTGTAGGTGGCAATGCCACTCATGCGCTGCATGCAGTTGAGTACCAGCCGCTCCGCCGTCAGAATGCTGCGGGCGGGCCCTTCCACGGTGAAAGCCACGTCGCCGTGGCGCACGCGGGTGCCATCGGGCAGCAGCACTTCCACCGTTAGGGCCGGATCTACCTGCTTAAAGATGAGTTCGGCCAGCTCCACGCCCGCCAAAACCCCCTCGCCTTTTACCAGCAGCCGCGCCCGGTTGTGGGCAGAGGCTGGAATAGAAGCCAACGACGAATGGTCGCCGTCACCAACATCTTCGGTCAGGGCAGTTCGGATGAATTCTGAAAGAGCGTTCGGGGTGAGGTACGGGGCGTTTTGCACGGTGCAAAAATAGAAAAAGGCCCCGACATACGCCGGGGCCTTTTTTCAGGAGGACAGAATAGGTAAGAAGTTAAAGCAGTGGCTGATCCGGAACAGGGGCTGCTCGCTCGGGGCTGGCTGCCGGCCCGGTTCGCCTGCTTTTTACCGCTTGTGTGCTAAACGGGTCTTTATTCTTTGGTGAAGTCAATGGTATCGATGAGCAGCTTACCCTGGGCAGGCTTCATTTTAATGAACACCCGATAAGTGCCGCTTTTGCCCACGTACTTGCCAATGGCATACTGAATGCCTTCGTTTGAAGAACCCTGGTGAATAAACTCAAAGCTGGTGGGCGCGTTCTTGGCAAAGAAGTCCTTCAGGACAAACTCCGCCTGGGTGGCGCTATAGCTTTGCTTGTCGCCATCGAAGCCTAGTTCCACGGCCGAGCCGAAGTACTGCGCCACGCCGTGGGAAGAGCCACCGCGGACGGCACCCTTCACAGCCCCGAAAGCTTCGCCCTGAGCGTAGGCCCCCACTGTCGTCAGCAGCCACAACCCAACCAGAACTACAACACGGAAAAAGGAAGTTTTCATAAGTAATATTAGAATACCCGGCCATTCACTAAAACTATGCCAACCGCGTAAGCCTGTGATAATAATCTCCGTTGCTTTGCAAAGGACAATAGTAAGAAAAACCCGGCGGTTCGGCGCCGGGCCGTTATCTTTGCATCATGAATAAACAGGTATTGTTGGTCATTCTGGATGGATGGGGGTTGGCCACGAACCCCGAGGTGTCGGCTATTGATAAAGCGAATACGCCCTACGTGGATTCTCTCTTTCAGCGCTTCCCCCACAGCAAGCTGCAGGCTTCCGGCGAGGCCGTAGGGCTGCCCGAGGGGCAAATGGGCAACTCCGAGGTAGGCCACATGAACATTGGGGCCGGCCGCGTAGTGTACCAGGATCTGGTGCGCATCAACAAAGCCATTCGGGAGCGGAAGCTGGGCCAGATTCCGGCCCTGGTGAAAGCCTTTGAGTACGCCCGCGAAACCGGTAAGAACGTTCATTTCATTGGCCTGCTTTCCGATGGTGGCGTGCACTCGCACATTGAGCACCTGAAGGCTCTGTGCACCCTGGCGCACGATGAAAGCGTGCACAACGTGTTTATTCATGCCTTTACCGATGGCCGCGACACCGACCCCAAAGGCGGCGTGAGCTACGTAAACGACTTAGAGCAGCACCTGCAGCGCGGGGCCAGCGGCAAAATAGCCTCCATTGTGGGCCGCTACTACGCCATGGACCGCGACAACCGCTGGGAGCGGGTGAAGGAAGCCTACGATTTGCTGGTGAACGGCAAAGGCACACCTTCGCAAAACCTCATCCAGAGCATGCTGGACTCCTACAAAGCCGGCGTAACCGACGAATTCCTGAAGCCCATTGTGAAAGTAGGGGCCGATGGCCTGCCCCTGGCAACCATTCAGGAGGGCGACGTGGTTATCTGCTTTAACTTCCGCACCGACCGGGGCCGCGAAATCACGCAGGCCCTCACGCAGCAGGACTTCCACGCCTACAACATGCACCGGTTGAACCTGCACTACCTCACCATGACGAACTACGACAATACGTTCGTGGGCGTCACGCCTATTTTTGAGAAGGACAACCTCGAGAATACCCTGGGCGAGGTACTGGCTGCCAATGGCAAGCGCCAGATTCGCATTGCCGAAACCGAGAAATACCCGCACGTGACGTTCTTCTTCTCCGGTGGCCGCGAGGTGGAGTTTCCCGGCGAAACCCGCATCATGCGCCCTTCGCCTAAAGTAGCCACCTATGATCTGCAGCCCGAGATGAGCGCCTACGACCTGCGCGATGCGCTGGTGCCGGAGCTGCAGGCCCGCTCGGCCGATTTTGTGGTGCTGAACTTTGCCAACCCCGACATGGTGGGCCACACCGGCGTGTTTGAAGCCGCCGTGAAGGCCGTGGAAACCGTGGATGCCTGCACCCGCGACGTGGTAGAAACCGCGCTGGCGGCCGGCTACGCTTGCATCATCATTGCCGACCACGGCAACGCCGACATGATGATAAACCCCGATGGCACGCCCAACACGGCGCATACTACCAACCTGGTGCCCTGCGTGCTGGCCGATAATGACTATACGGGCATGCTGGCCGATGGCAAGCTGGGGGATATTGCTCCCACGGTACTGGAGCTCATGGGCCTGCCTCAACCTGCTGAAATGACCGGGCACTCCCTGTTGTCGGCGGCGCCAGAGGTAACTCATGCGTAAGCTGTGGCTGGCCGGTGCGGTTAGCCTGCTGCTGGCGGCCTGCAACCCCGATGCCGGGGCGCCCAAGCCCGTCATCCGGTCCCGCTATTTCAACCTGAAAGGGTTTCTCGATGCGCAGGCAGATTTGCTGAATCAGCAGCGGCCGGCGGTGGAGAAGCGGGTGCAGCTGCGCAATGGCCAGCTGGAAACCACCCGCGTGCCCCAGGTAGACTGGACCAAGGAGCTACAGATCTTCTATCAGGCTGATATCACCAAGCCCGCCCTGCGCGGCGCCTATACTATTGACTCCGTTGTAGCCGATGGCCTGCTGCGGCGCACCTATTCGCGCCGGGAGGGCATTGAAAACCCCGTCCGTACGCTTACGGTAGTCACGGAGGGCCCGCAGGTGCGCGAGGTGCAAGCCGTGATAACCCAGGACAACCCGCTATTTTACTCTGAAAAGCAGTTTACCTTGCACGCTCAGCAAAATAAGCTAGCCGACTACCAAGTGCGTGGGGTACAGAAGCTGGTGCTGTTTGATACCCTGCGTTATAGCGCTTCGTCCCGGCTGCTGCCGTAAGACTAGAATTAGAAGTTCCCCTCCTCAGCTGAGGAGGGGTTAGGGGTGGTTGAAAGACTAGAGCTAGAAACTAAAGCTAGTTATCGTTCTAGGTTAGGTCAACCACCCCTAGCCCCTCCTCAGCTGAGGAGGGGAACTAGTTTTTAGTTTTAGTCAACGTAATACTCAATCTGCACGGCATTTACCTGGCCGTTGCGCATGGTTAAGGCAACGGTGTTCAGGCGGTTGGTGTCGGCAATGCGCAGACTGTCGCAG
The Hymenobacter sp. DG25B genome window above contains:
- a CDS encoding DUF6799 domain-containing protein, with the translated sequence MKRITYLTLALALFGLTAQAQTKKLPPRRPVAPKSRTAPTTVSLKEGYTIKDGKLLVTRSGHTDPVLQDESLLNGTRIKADGTVVLRDSTTVQMKEGDFMSLTGRVTTKEMRMEQDSLSKAAFQGTQKSKMKLKTKKGRRN
- a CDS encoding DnaJ C-terminal domain-containing protein; the encoded protein is MDYKDYYKILELDKSATKDQIRKQYRKLARKYHPDVNPNNPDAERKFKEVNEANEVLSDEEKRKKYDQLGADWQRYQQAGGPGRGSGGFDWSQYGGQPGAGGYGGFSGGENPFGDADFSDFFSSIFGGMGGGGGRSGGTRAGAGQDFQAELELTLEEAYRGGPRTLTVNGKNLRITIQPGVEDGQTIRLRDQGGPGRHGGPNGSLYITFRIKPDPRYTRTGHDLTMEVPVSIYKALLGGEQVVETLSGPVKINIKPETQNGTRLRLRGKGFPVYRHAGQFGDLYLRLTLTLPQHLTDKEKELFQQLAELRKE
- a CDS encoding chaperone modulator CbpM; translated protein: METHIITITYRECAAVYGLSETDLREFTEFGLVQRAEAPDTILAEPDHLARLARLQHDLGLSPEGVDIVLAMRQRLLSLQAELQRQQARAAQLERLLGGSAPTFDID
- a CDS encoding ZIP family metal transporter, with protein sequence MWLAIAVLFGSVLGAGWLTRLIPTAHTTWLKPLLAFSGAYLFTLTVTHLLPEALQLSPDSHRVGYFVLAGFFGQLLLEVFSQGVEHGHIHHHTGHAGRVPFLLLFALVLHSFMEGSILVRTPAAGDIARNFYTVVAGVALHHIPAAIALMAALMLRLGRFTRALPYLLLFALASPAGVLVSNYVALDALLQNGWYAALLGLVAGNFLHVSTTILFETSPEHRLNMPKLTATVLGAGLALLVS
- a CDS encoding SAM-dependent methyltransferase, which produces MAQSFDPEWFSTWFDSPYYHLLYRDRDQQEAEHFIDRLLEHLHPKPTHHLLDLGCGKGRHAIYLSQHGYDVTGVDLSPQSIAYARQFAHEHLHFHVHDMREPLPYGPFDFIFNLFTSFGYFQNETENVVALRSAVQALKPGGKLVIDFMNTERTVRELVSQEEKTVDGITFHLTRHLDADFIVKDIRFEDEHGRPHHHQERVRALRREQFEEYFSMTDLRLAEVLGNYHLAPYNEQTSPRMIFVLKK
- a CDS encoding heavy metal-binding domain-containing protein translates to MLKSIKATAAGLVLVAVSALASCQSEPATTTPATAAVPSTAPATAPVAKVAAYVCPMNCEGSASDKPGKCPVCGMDLEANPAAAQPAAAAPDSL
- a CDS encoding YcxB family protein yields the protein MQQPNQRGFRQAQGASPLAIRTKKSQLDSNTYVRMALTEVWKKEWWYALIPLVVVLLPAIFVFSWWWVVAAVLVTVLFVVLRSAQVQALAQMEQSKALFERVNYEIDQRQILMRLNDKQGMNIPWEMIEKVRQQDGAYQLYLKAPANADMPTGWKGWVARTFTVPMFLYLPSRIFNSPNDLKLFESMLRRKSLLAAEAKPAA
- the nadC gene encoding carboxylating nicotinate-nucleotide diphosphorylase, which produces MQNAPYLTPNALSEFIRTALTEDVGDGDHSSLASIPASAHNRARLLVKGEGVLAGVELAELIFKQVDPALTVEVLLPDGTRVRHGDVAFTVEGPARSILTAERLVLNCMQRMSGIATYTAHLMELLAGTQARLLDTRKTTPNFRLCEKWAVLIGGGTNHRYGLFDMIMLKDNHVDYAGGIRQAIEATHAYLSQLGRTLPIEIETRTLAEVQQVLDTGGVDRIMLDNMAPAQLQEAVALIAGRFPTEASGGITEETIGEVGATGVDFISVGALTHSAGSLDMSLKAF
- a CDS encoding DUF4783 domain-containing protein, whose protein sequence is MKTSFFRVVVLVGLWLLTTVGAYAQGEAFGAVKGAVRGGSSHGVAQYFGSAVELGFDGDKQSYSATQAEFVLKDFFAKNAPTSFEFIHQGSSNEGIQYAIGKYVGKSGTYRVFIKMKPAQGKLLIDTIDFTKE
- the gpmI gene encoding 2,3-bisphosphoglycerate-independent phosphoglycerate mutase — its product is MNKQVLLVILDGWGLATNPEVSAIDKANTPYVDSLFQRFPHSKLQASGEAVGLPEGQMGNSEVGHMNIGAGRVVYQDLVRINKAIRERKLGQIPALVKAFEYARETGKNVHFIGLLSDGGVHSHIEHLKALCTLAHDESVHNVFIHAFTDGRDTDPKGGVSYVNDLEQHLQRGASGKIASIVGRYYAMDRDNRWERVKEAYDLLVNGKGTPSQNLIQSMLDSYKAGVTDEFLKPIVKVGADGLPLATIQEGDVVICFNFRTDRGREITQALTQQDFHAYNMHRLNLHYLTMTNYDNTFVGVTPIFEKDNLENTLGEVLAANGKRQIRIAETEKYPHVTFFFSGGREVEFPGETRIMRPSPKVATYDLQPEMSAYDLRDALVPELQARSADFVVLNFANPDMVGHTGVFEAAVKAVETVDACTRDVVETALAAGYACIIIADHGNADMMINPDGTPNTAHTTNLVPCVLADNDYTGMLADGKLGDIAPTVLELMGLPQPAEMTGHSLLSAAPEVTHA